The Streptomyces sp. NBC_01276 genome contains the following window.
ACCACCACCAGCCGCTACCTCACCCCGGCCGCCGCCCGGGACCTGGCCACCGCCTGCGGCCCCCTCGCCCGCCCCGGCGCCCCGCTGCCCACCGGCACCCCCGCGGGCGCGGCCTGCGCCGACGAGCTGGGCGCCGTCTACGGCACCTCCGCCACCCGCGCCGGCGCCGCCGCCTTCGCCGGCTGGGACCACCGTACGACCGAACCCGCCTACGCCTGGCTGCCGCAGCTGATGCAGGGCTGGACCGCGAGCGAGGTCCGCGGCTTCGCCGCCGCCGCCCGCACCGAGAACCTCGCCGCGCCCGTCGGCGCCAAGCAGCAGGTCGGCACCACCACCGCCACCGGCTGGGTCCGCTACTACGACCAGCAGCAGGACCTCATCAAGGGCCTCCAGAAGGCCGGCTTCGACGTGTGGATCAGCTCCGCCTCCCCGCAGCCCGTCGTCGAGGTCTGGGCCCAGGGAGTCGGCGTCAAGGCCGACCACGTCATCGGCATCCGCAACACCACCCGGGGCGGCAAGCTGACCGCCCACCTCCAGGGCTGCGGCTCCGTCAAGGACGGCGCCGACACGATGATCACCTACATCGACGGCAAGCGCTGCTGGATCAACAAGGAGGTCTTCGGCGTACGCGGCCCGGCCGCCGAGAAGGTCCAGCCCGCCTCACGGCGCCAGGTCTTCGCCGCCGGCGACTCCGACACCGACATCTCCTTCCTGCGCGACGCGACCGCCCTGCGCCTGGTCGTCAACCGCAACAAGAACGAGCTGATGTGCCGCGCGTACGACAACAGCGACGGCAAGTGGATCGTGAACCCGATGTTCATCGAGCCCAAGAAGCAGAAGACCGGCCCCTACCCCTGCTCCACCACCGGCTACGTCGACCACGACGGCACGGCCGGCCCCGTCCGCCGGGGCGACACGAGCGTCGTCCCCGACCAGACGGACAGCGTCTTCCAGAACTAGAGGAACGTGCGGCCCTCGCCCCGGTACGTCGGGGCGGTGGCCGTCACCCGGTCGCCCTCGACCAGGTGCAACGTGTCGAAACGCTCGCACAGTTCACCGGCCTTGGCGTGCCGGAACCACACCCGGTCGCCGATCAGCAGATCGTCGGCCGGGCTCCCCAGCAGCGGCGTCTGCACCTCGCCCGCCCCCTCCTGGGGGTCGTAGCGCAACCCCGCCGGCAGGTACGGCACCGGCAGCCGGTCGGCGCCCGCCGCCCCCGAGGCCGGATAGCCCCCGCCCAGCACGGTCACCACACCCACCCCGGGCCTGCGCACCACGGGCTGGGCGAACAGCGCCGCGGGCCGGCCGCGGAACGAGGTGTAGTTGTCGAACAGCCGCGGCACGTACAGCCCCGACCCGGCGGCGATCTCCGTCACCGCGTCCTCGGCCGCCGTCTCGGCCACGCTGCCGGTGCCGCCGCCGTTGACGAACTCCAGGTCCGGCACCACCGCGCGCACCGCCCGCACCGCCTCGGCCCGGCGCTCGGCCAGCTCCCGGCGGGCCGTCGCCTGCATCAGCCGGATCACCCGCGAGCGCAGCGGCCGGCCGGCCAGGGCGTCACCGACCCCGGCGATGTGGCCCTCGTAGCCCATCAGTCCCACCACCCGGAACCCGGGCCGCTCCTGCACCGCCCGCGCCAGCGCGGCCAGCTCACCGGGCTCCCGCAGCGGCGAGCGCCGCGCCCCCACCCGCACCCGGCCCCCGAACAGCTGCAGGGCCGTGTCCAGCTCCAGGCAGACCCGGATCTCCTCCGCGCCCCCGCTCCGCGCCCCCTGGATCAGGTCCAGCTGCGCGGGATCGTCCACCATCACCGTGACGGCCGCCGCCAGCTTCGCGTCGTGCGCCAGCTCCCCGAAACCCGCCCGGTCCGCCGACGGATAGGCGAGCAGCACGTCCTCGAACCCGGACCGGGCCAGCCACAGCGACTCGGCGAGCGTGTACGACATGATCCCGGCGAACCCGGGCCGCTCCAACACGCGTTCGAGCAGGGCTCGACACCGCACGGACTTGCTCGCGACGCGGATCGGCTTGCCGGCCGCGCGTCGTGCGAGGTCGTCGGCGTTGGCGTCGAAGGCGTCGAGGTCCACGATGGCCAGGGGCGCGTCGAGATGCGCGGTCGCCCGGTCGTACCGAGCCCGGTCGGAAGTCATGGGCGGCAGCTTGCCAGACGGGTGTACCGGTGGGTAGGGGTACGCACCCCCGCCGAAAACCCCGTGGCTCCGCCCCGACCCCCGCGCCTCGAACGCCGGCGGGGCTGGGTTCGGCTGCGATGCCCCGACCCCGGCCACCCCCACCCCCGCCCGGCCAGGGCAGCGCCAACCGCCCCGTAGAGTACGGGCAGGCAGCCGTACGGAACGGGGGGCGGAGCCGCCGGATGACCACGTCGACACCAGGGACCGCGGTCCTGGGCGAGCACGGACCGCCCCCGCCCCCGGCCCCGCGCCGCCACCCCGGCCGGGTCCTCGCCGCCACCCTCAGCGCCCTCCTCGGCACCGGCCTCCTCGCCGGCGCGGCCACCATCGCCTGGAACGAACACCGCGCCGCGCACCGCCCGTTGCCCCCCGACGCCGCCTACCGCGAGGCCGCCTCGCTCTGGCGCTCGGCCCCCGTGGACAGCCTCCTGCCGCCCGTGCTCGACGGCCCCGACACCGGCCCCGGCGGCGCCGACCGCAGCTGGACCCGGATCGCACTGGCACCCGACGCCGACTGCGCCGCCGCCCTCACCCCCGAGTGGCGCGCCGCGCTCGCCGCGGCCGGCTGCACCCGCGTGCTCCGCGCCACCTACACCGACACCACCCGCAGCTCCCTGGTCACCGTGGGCCTGGTCTTCACCCCCGCCGACGCCACCGTGATGGCCGGCCTGCGGGGCCGCCTGCCCGCCCCGCCCGCCTACGAGTACGCCGACTCCCGCCGGGCCGCCTGGACGGCGGCCGTCACCGACCGGGCCCCGGCCGTGGTCTACGCGGTCTCCGCCTTCGCCGACGGCCGCACCATGGACGCACCGCTCCCGGCCGCCGACGCGGTCCGTCACGGCGCCACCGGAACGGTCGCCGAAGCGGGCCTGGGCCACGCGGCCCAGGCCGTGGCCGACCGGGTCGGCCGCACCCTGGGCGCGCTCGCGGCCCCGCCCGCCCCCACGGCCACCCCGCGCCCGGAGCTCCGCCGATGACCTCCCCCCGCCGAACCGCCGCCGCCACCGTCACCGCCACCAGCGGTATCGTCCTGGCCGCCCTGTTCACCGTGGTCGCCGCGCCCCCGGCCGCCGCCGACACCATCCGCGACCGCCAGTGGGGCCTGCTGGCCCTGCGCGCCGAGGAGGCCTGGGGCACCACCCAGGGCGACGGGGTCACCGTGGCCGTCCTCGACACCGGTGTCGACGCCACCCACCCCGACCTCGCCGGCCAGGTCCTCGACGGCACCGACCTCGTCGGCATGGGCGCCGGCCGCGGCGACCGCGCCTGGGCCCGGCACGGCACCGCGATGGCCGGCATCATCGCCGGCCACGGCCACGGCCCCGACCGCTCCCAGGGCGTCCTCGGGATCGCCCCCCACGCACGGATCCTCCCCGTCCGCGTGATCCTGGAGGAGGGCGACCCGGGCCGCGCCCAGGCCCGCGACAGCAAGTCCGGCGCCCTCGCCGAGGGCATCCGCTGGGCCGCCGACCACGGCGCCGACGTGATCAACCTGTCGCTGGGGGACGACAGCGACACCGCCCACCACGAGGCCGCCGAGGACGAGGCCGTCCAGTACGCCCTCGGCAGAGGCGTGGTCGTCGTCGCCTCCTCGGGCAACGGCGGCGAACGCGGCGACCACACCTCCTACCCCGCCGCCTACCCCGGGGTGATCGCCGTCGCCGCCGTCGACCGCCATGGCCGCAAGGCGTCCTTCTCCACCCGCCACTGGTACGCCGACGTCAGCGCCCCGGGCGTCGACGTGGTCATCGCCGACCCCGACCGGGCCTACTACGAGGGGTGGGGCACCAGTGCGGCCGCCGCCTTCGTCTCCGGCGCCGTCGCCCTGGTCAAGGCGGCCCACCCCGGCCTCTCCCCGGCGCAGATCAAGAAGCTGCTGGAGGACACCGCCACCGACCGCCCGGCCGGCGGCCGCGACGACTCCCTCGGCCGCGGCACCGTGGACCCCGTCGCCGCGCTCCAGGCCGCCGACGGGCTGCGCCCCGAACCGGCGGTCCCGGCGCCCGTCCCGGCCGGGCGGACGTACTTCGGTGCGGGCCCCGACCCCGTGCGGCCACCGGAGCGGCGGGCCCGGCTGGGTGCCGGGGCGGCCGCCGCCGGGGGAGCGGCGCTGCTCGTGCTGGCCGGCGTACTGGCCCGGCGTCCCCGCGCCGCCCGCCGGGATAGGGTCGGGTAACTGTGGCCACCAAGAACATTCCAGACCCCGGTTTCTCCGACGACGACGGCACCGCCGATCCCCGGCTGAGCGCGGCCCTGGCCGCCTGGGCCGCCGACCGCGCGGCCGAACCGCAGCTGCTCGCGGCCCTCAAGGAGGCCCGCCTGCTGGTGCCCGTCGTGGCGGTGCTCGGCGAGGTCGAGACGGACCCGGAGACCGGCCTCAAGCGCGAGAAGACCAGCGACATGGCCGTGCCGACCCTGACGGCGGGCGACCGGCGGGCCCTGCCCGCCTTCACCTCGATCGCCTCGCTGGCCCTGTGGGACCCCGCGGCCCGGCCCGTCGCCGTCCCGCTGCACCAGGCCCTGGCCGCCGCCGCGCACGAGAAGGCCGACACGATCGTCCTCGACCTGGCCGGCCCCGTCCCCTACCAGCTGACCGGCCCGGCGCTGCTCGCGCTCGCCGAAGGCCGTACGGACGCGGACCCGCTGGCCGCGCCGGCGGTACGGGAAGCGGTACGGGCCGCCGTCGTGGCGGAGCCGGCCGTGCTGCGCGCGCATCTGGTCCCGGGCGGCTCCGGCGCCGACGGGACCCTCGCCGTGCTCCTGGCGGCCGACGCCGATCCGGCCCGGACGGCCCAGCGGATCGCCGAGGCCCTGGCGGCCGACGTGACCCTCCGGGCCCGCCTGGTCCGGGGCCTGAACATGGCCCTGCTGCCGGCCGACGCCCCGCTCCCGCCGGGTGAGCCGCTCTTCACGCGCTGAGTCGCGCACGCGCGTACGCGAAAGGGGCGCCCGCCAGTGATCGGCGGGCGCCCCTTCACGTACGTACGGGGTACTCCGCGGGGCGGCGTACCGGAACAGGACTAGGCGTAGACGGGACCCGTGAACTTCTCGCCCGGTCCCTGGCCCGGCTCGTCCTGGACGAGGGAGGCCTCGCGGAAGGCGAGCTGGAGCGACTTCAGGCCGTCGCGCAGCGGCGCCGCGTGGAAGGAGCTGATCTCGGTGGCGCTGGCGGTGACCAGACCGGCCAGGGCGGTGATCAGCTTGCGGGCCTCGTCGAGGTCCTTGTGCTCGGAGTCGGGCTTGTCCAGGCCCAGGTTGACCGCGGCGGCGCTCAGCAGGTGGACGGCCACCGTGGTGATGACCTCGACGGCGGGCACGTCCGCGATGTCGCGGGTCATGTCGTCGTAGTCGGGAGCGTCCGGGGCGGAGGAGGGGGAATCGGAGGGCGTCGCGTCAGTCATGCGTCCCACGATATGCCGTGCGGCGGCCTTGCCATGCGGGTGCTAGTATGTACTTCGACCGGCCGGACACCTGTGTGCCCGGCCCACAAGTGGAGGCTCCGATCTCCCACCCGACCACCCTCCGGGGAGGCGGGTCATCCGGTCAGGCGGTATCCATCGTTCCGTACGGACGATGGAAAGCTGCCCGAGTCTGCGCCCCGCGGTTCGCACGCGGCGGTGCTCCGGTTGTTTTGGAGCCCCCGCCTGTGCCCGGCGGGGCTTTTTTGATTCTCCGCCGCGGTAGGTCTGACGACAGAAGACGTCAGCGGCTGTCTGCCAGGCAGTCGTGTGGTGCTACCGAGGAGGATCCATCAGCACCGAGCCCCGCATCAACGATCGGATTCGTGTCCCTGAGGTGCGACTCGTCGGTCCCAGCGGCGAACAGGTGGGCATCGTCCCGCTTGCGAAGGCGCTTGAGCTCGCGCAGGAGTACGACCTGGACCTGGTCGAGGTCGCGGCTTCCGCACGCCCGCCGGTCTGCAAGCTCATGGACTACGGCAAGTTCAAGTACGAGTCGGCCATGAAGGCCCGTGAGGCGCGCAAGAACCAGGCGCACACGGTCATCAAGGAAATGAAGCTCCGGCCGAAGATCGACCCGCACGACTATGACACCAAGAAGGGTCACGTCGTTCGGTTCCTCAAGCAGGGCGACAAGGTCAAGATCACGATCATGTTCCGTGGTCGCGAGCAGTCGCGACCGGAGCTCGGCTACCGCCTGCTCCAGCGCCTCGCTTCGGACGTCGAGGACCTCGGGTTCATCGAGTCGAACCCGAAGCAGGACGGCCGCAACATGATCATGGTCCTCGGTCCGCACAAGAAGAAGACCGAGGCGATGGCCGAAGCCCGCGAGGCGCAGGCCGCCCGCAAGGCCGAGCGCCAGGGTGTCGCCGCCACCGACGACGAGGTGACTCCTTCCGAGGAGGACGCCCCGGTCGAGGCGGAGACCACCGAGGCCGCTGAGGCCGCTGAGGTCACCGAGGCCGCCGCCGACGAGGCGAACGCCGAGGCCTGATTCCGGGGCAGCCCGTCTCGGATCACCGACACAACATGACGCTCCCGTCAGCCGGTCCCCAGGGACCGGTGGGAGCGCCACCGACGAGGAGATAACGGCGCCATGCCGAAGAACAAGACGCACAGCGGTACCAAGAAGCGCTTCAAGGTCACCGGCTCCGGCAAGGTGCTCCGTGAGCGCGCCGGCAAGCGCCACCTGCTCGAGCACAAGTCGTCCCGTGTCACCC
Protein-coding sequences here:
- a CDS encoding haloacid dehalogenase-like hydrolase, yielding MTRLSPTRRLQAAAVAAAAMAAGTLVAAAPAAQAARPGAHCTTPELAAGWYGDNQARLQQLIDRYGSCNPYRPTREKPVAVFDWDNTVVKNDVGDATMFWLLRNGRIRQPAGGDWTTTSRYLTPAAARDLATACGPLARPGAPLPTGTPAGAACADELGAVYGTSATRAGAAAFAGWDHRTTEPAYAWLPQLMQGWTASEVRGFAAAARTENLAAPVGAKQQVGTTTATGWVRYYDQQQDLIKGLQKAGFDVWISSASPQPVVEVWAQGVGVKADHVIGIRNTTRGGKLTAHLQGCGSVKDGADTMITYIDGKRCWINKEVFGVRGPAAEKVQPASRRQVFAAGDSDTDISFLRDATALRLVVNRNKNELMCRAYDNSDGKWIVNPMFIEPKKQKTGPYPCSTTGYVDHDGTAGPVRRGDTSVVPDQTDSVFQN
- a CDS encoding amino acid deaminase/aldolase, which produces MTSDRARYDRATAHLDAPLAIVDLDAFDANADDLARRAAGKPIRVASKSVRCRALLERVLERPGFAGIMSYTLAESLWLARSGFEDVLLAYPSADRAGFGELAHDAKLAAAVTVMVDDPAQLDLIQGARSGGAEEIRVCLELDTALQLFGGRVRVGARRSPLREPGELAALARAVQERPGFRVVGLMGYEGHIAGVGDALAGRPLRSRVIRLMQATARRELAERRAEAVRAVRAVVPDLEFVNGGGTGSVAETAAEDAVTEIAAGSGLYVPRLFDNYTSFRGRPAALFAQPVVRRPGVGVVTVLGGGYPASGAAGADRLPVPYLPAGLRYDPQEGAGEVQTPLLGSPADDLLIGDRVWFRHAKAGELCERFDTLHLVEGDRVTATAPTYRGEGRTFL
- the mycP gene encoding type VII secretion-associated serine protease mycosin, giving the protein MTSPRRTAAATVTATSGIVLAALFTVVAAPPAAADTIRDRQWGLLALRAEEAWGTTQGDGVTVAVLDTGVDATHPDLAGQVLDGTDLVGMGAGRGDRAWARHGTAMAGIIAGHGHGPDRSQGVLGIAPHARILPVRVILEEGDPGRAQARDSKSGALAEGIRWAADHGADVINLSLGDDSDTAHHEAAEDEAVQYALGRGVVVVASSGNGGERGDHTSYPAAYPGVIAVAAVDRHGRKASFSTRHWYADVSAPGVDVVIADPDRAYYEGWGTSAAAAFVSGAVALVKAAHPGLSPAQIKKLLEDTATDRPAGGRDDSLGRGTVDPVAALQAADGLRPEPAVPAPVPAGRTYFGAGPDPVRPPERRARLGAGAAAAGGAALLVLAGVLARRPRAARRDRVG
- a CDS encoding SseB family protein, producing MATKNIPDPGFSDDDGTADPRLSAALAAWAADRAAEPQLLAALKEARLLVPVVAVLGEVETDPETGLKREKTSDMAVPTLTAGDRRALPAFTSIASLALWDPAARPVAVPLHQALAAAAHEKADTIVLDLAGPVPYQLTGPALLALAEGRTDADPLAAPAVREAVRAAVVAEPAVLRAHLVPGGSGADGTLAVLLAADADPARTAQRIAEALAADVTLRARLVRGLNMALLPADAPLPPGEPLFTR
- a CDS encoding DUF1844 domain-containing protein, coding for MTDATPSDSPSSAPDAPDYDDMTRDIADVPAVEVITTVAVHLLSAAAVNLGLDKPDSEHKDLDEARKLITALAGLVTASATEISSFHAAPLRDGLKSLQLAFREASLVQDEPGQGPGEKFTGPVYA
- the infC gene encoding translation initiation factor IF-3, with the translated sequence MWCYRGGSISTEPRINDRIRVPEVRLVGPSGEQVGIVPLAKALELAQEYDLDLVEVAASARPPVCKLMDYGKFKYESAMKAREARKNQAHTVIKEMKLRPKIDPHDYDTKKGHVVRFLKQGDKVKITIMFRGREQSRPELGYRLLQRLASDVEDLGFIESNPKQDGRNMIMVLGPHKKKTEAMAEAREAQAARKAERQGVAATDDEVTPSEEDAPVEAETTEAAEAAEVTEAAADEANAEA
- the rpmI gene encoding 50S ribosomal protein L35; the encoded protein is MPKNKTHSGTKKRFKVTGSGKVLRERAGKRHLLEHKSSRVTRRLTGNAEMAPGDAAKIKKLLGI